Proteins from a single region of Sesamum indicum cultivar Zhongzhi No. 13 linkage group LG5, S_indicum_v1.0, whole genome shotgun sequence:
- the LOC105162193 gene encoding uncharacterized protein LOC105162193, with product MTLLLESSVMMSLHKIGEEDLTRIKIPENPNQRLKVDVVNNRFIETDVSRNLTNDIKGIFGEAWPRWHKLPKPTKNLLWERFKMRYRWDDLMDMQMRKVWNENASSRFREMIYRAKRNALENASEELGREPRTLDMIGRGPDWMHTHIWDELVEKHWSGENYKGKCKIAQKNRMTEKAGCITKHTSGSISQGAHRMRMEKELGREVSELELFHRTHRRNQGIGDFVDNKSKKVNEDYIAKIGGSNESTEHSFDMQSWSDVTGGPSKGRIYGFGRSQSSDRFSRISVTSTPREYEERYNELTKVMDEKYNELSMKMQEELLTREVESKKMLEQALEESQKREEDARKREEDARRREEDAQRRAVELEEMVRKLIQEVGYTNRRFAGGSGPNEQQDFGAKR from the exons ATGACCCTATTATTGGAGAGCTCAGTGATGATGTCACTTCACAAAATCGGCGAAGAGGACCTAACCAGGATCAAGATTCCAGAAAATCCTAATCAAAGGTTAAAGGTGGATGTGGTTAATAAtag atttattgaaaCTGATGTTTCACGGAATCTTACAAACGATATTAAGGGCATTTTTGGAGAGGCATGGCCAAGATGGCATAAATTGCCAAAGCCaactaaaaatttactttGGGAGAGGTTTAAG atGAGGTATCGATGGGATGATCTCATGGATATGCAAATGAGAAAGGTGTGGAATGAGAATGCAAGTTCTAGATTTAGAGAGATGATTTACAGAGCAAAACGAAATGCATTGGAAAATGCAAGTGAAGAATTAGGTAGAGAGCCTCGTACTTTAGATATGATTGGTAGAGGCCCTGATTGGatgcacacacatatatgGGACGAATTAGTTGAGAAGCATTGGAGTGGAGAGAATTACAagggaaaatgcaaaattgcTCAGAAGAATCGCATGACTGAGAAGGCGGGTTGCATTACAAAGCACACTAGTGGTTCCATTTCACAAGGAGCACACAGGATGAGAATG gaaaaagagCTTGGCCGTGAAGTAAGTGAATTGGAGTTGTTTCATAGAACGCACAGAAGAAATCAAGGAATTGGAGATTTTGTagataataaatcaaaaaaagtTAAT GAAGATTATATCGCAAAAATAGGTGGTAGTAACGAATCCACTGAGCATTCATTTGACATGCAGTCATGGTCTGACGTAACCGGAGGGCCATCTAAAGGCCGAATATATGGATTTGGGCGTAGTCAATCTTCTGACAGATTTAGTAGAATTTCTGTTACTTCAACTCCTAGGGAATATGAAGAAAGATATAATGAGTTAACGAAAgtaatggatgaaaaatataatgagtTAAGTATGAAAATGCAAGAAGAACTTTTAACACGAGAAGTAGAAAGTAAAAAGATGCTAGAGCAGGCTCTTGAGGAGTCGCAGAAGAGGGAAGAAGATgcgagaaagagagaagaagatgCAAGGAGGAGGGAAGAAGATGCACAAAGAAGGGCGGTGGAGCTTGAAGAAATGGTACgcaaattaattcaagaggTGGGGTATACCAATCGCCGGTTTGCAGGTGGATCTGGACCCAATGAGCAACAAGATTTTGGTGCAAAGCGTTAG